A window from Pararge aegeria chromosome 6, ilParAegt1.1, whole genome shotgun sequence encodes these proteins:
- the LOC120624743 gene encoding NAD(+) hydrolase sarm1 isoform X2, whose amino-acid sequence MGNVQCCANDRLREGKPPKKPKNKKSKKKPKGNSEKTNGVGGCKVDQSVQKAATVAEDTSERVAPKAAQAQSSPASEDSVKKSQESINLTPSSETNSDSSDIPKNENMTTARERFFGQIPEFNLDGNSSLKHNGSAKDLASVMENLKKSSLASRQNQSLNTQVTSSLKQQMVSSTTSSSAVTSQRVQSSSQRASSMKSDLTELKSSISEMKTLSNSAALNFGQRLRSSMENIVDQDEKKERHIPDIRDLSDMGDIGDMSDMSDLAGDGPLVTFPESDTPPPDKQCILAPNAAAVGSNAANELKYSAARMTSASSTRVVTDGYSASKSAANSTRMRRLQHGDMQYAEHSAAGASHRLLQAEGLTAEQNAAYHQEKRSLQAGEVTAQEANNMSASSSRLQTEAFSAEKKAMASSQARQTVTSSGMFSHKEHSSVAHSNMTISSKNLSSKSTLLSSQMSQLLNGTVKPGDEDLSNLTFEDLDKLDANSNQKDVELAIQKYSYRMNAFIAAMKSNQIDMKNACVQFNKLNEMVRRAWAVPTYGHELGYSLCNTLRTSGGLDILMANCLESNNPDLQFCSAKLLEQCLTTENRAHVVENGLEKVVNVACVCTKHANSVDHARIGTGILEHLFKHSEGTCSDVIKLGGLDAVLFECRKNDIETLRHCATALANLSLYGGAENQEAMIKRKVPMWLFPLAFHNDDNIKYYACLAIAVLVANKEIEAAVLKSGTLDLVEPFVTSHNPSEFARSNLAHAHGQSKNWLQRLVPVLSSKREEARNLAAFHFCMEAGIKKQQGNTEIFREIGAIETLKKVASCPNAVASKYAAQALRLIGEEVPHKLSQQVPLWSIEDVREWVKQIGFSEYATNFYESRVDGDLLLQITEDNLKEDIGLHNGIKRKRFTRELQQLKKMADYSSRDTGSLNEFLQSMGPEYTIYTYSMLNAGVDKESIRGLSDEQLEVECRIANSIHRLRILNAIRAYDNLLSKGDESLEKNLDVFVSYRRSNGSQLASLLKVHLQVRGFTVFIDVERLEAGKFDNNLLRSIRQAKHFLLVLTPNALERCKHDNEQKDWVHREIVAALQSQCNIVPIIDNFEWPEPEELPEDMRAVCHFNGVRWIHDYQDACVEKLESFLRGKSNLANRMEGPLRSRGDVQTPGTAAIGRGPPNYQRMHSSESRGSDKAD is encoded by the exons ATACCGGAGTTCAATTTGGATGGCAACAGCAGTCTAAAGCACAACGGCAGCGCCAAAGACTTGGCCTCCGTGATGGAGAACCTTAAGAAGAGCAGCCTCGCCTCGCGGCAGAATCAGAGCCTGAACACGCAGGTCACAAGCTCTTTAAAACAACAA ATGGTGTCTAGCACTACATCCAGCAGCGCTGTCACGAGCCAAAGGGTCCAAAGCTCGTCGCAGCGCGCTAGTTCTATGAAGTCGGACCTTACTGAACTGAAAAGCTCAATTTCGGAAATGAAAACGCTTAGCAACTCCGCCGCTTTGAACTTCGGACAAAG ATTGAGGAGCTCAATGGAGAATATAGTAGATCAGGATGAAAAGAAAGAAAGGCATATTCCCGACATACGCGACCTTAGTGACATGGGAGATATTGGAGACATGAGTGATATGAGTGATTTGGCCGGGGACGGCCCTTTAGTTACATTCCCAGAATCAGATACACCGCCACCTGACAAACAATGTATCTTAGCCCCAAACGCAGCAGCAGTAGGTTCTAATGCTGCAAACGAGCTGAAATATAGTGCTGCACGTATGACATCGGCCAGTTCCACGAGAGTCGTAACGGACGGTTACAGTGCATCAAAATCGGCCGCAAACAGCACAAGAATGCGACGATTGCAACATGGGGATATGCAATATGCAGAACACAGCGCTGCTGGGGCGTCTCACAGGTTACTGCAAGCAGAGGGCCTCACTGCTGAACAGAATGCAGCATATCACCAA GAAAAACGGTCGTTACAAGCGGGTGAAGTGACAGCACAAGAAGCGAATAATATGTCTGCCTCTAGCTCTCGATTGCAAACTGAAGCATTTAGTGCTGAAAAAAAGGCCATGGCTTCATCACAAGCAAGGCAGACTGTCACATCTAGCGGCATGTTTAGTCATAAAGAACACTCTAGCGTTGCACACTCCAATATGACTATTTCAAGCAAAAATTTAAGTTCAAAATCAACTTTACTGTCTTCAcag ATGAGTCAACTGTTAAACGGAACCGTGAAACCTGGCGATGAGGATCTATCGAACTTAACATTCGAAGATTTAGATAAGTTAGATGCAAATTCAAATCAAAAGGATGTCGAGTtagcaatacaaaaatattcatacaGAATGAATGCATTTATAGCAGCTATGAAGAGTAACCAAATAGACATGAAAAATGCGTGTGTacaatttaacaaattaaatgaaatggtacGAAGAGCATGGGCGGTTCCAACATACGGTCACGAGTTGGGCTATTCCTTATGCAATACACTACGAACCTCTGGTGGTCTGGATATCTTAATGGCAAACTGCTTGGAATCAAATAATCCAGATTTACAGTTTTGTTCCGCGAAATTACTTGAGCAATGCCTTACGACAGAAAATAGGGCACACGTTGTGGAAAACGGACTCGAAAAGGTTGTTAATGTCGCTTGTGTATGTACAAAACACGCGAATTCTGTAGACCATGCAAGGATAGGTACTGGAATATTGGAACACCTGTTTAAACATAGTGAAGGCACGTGTAGTGATGTCATTAAGCTTGGGGGCTTAGACGCAGTTTTATTCGAATGCAGAAAAAATGATATTGAAACTCTACGTCACTGTGCAACAGCTCTGGCTAATCTTTCACTGTACGGTGGAGCCGAAAACCAAGAAGCCatgataaaaagaaaagtaccaATGTGGCTATTTCCTCTGGCTTTCCACAACGACGATAATATCAAGTATTATGCGTGTTTAGCCATTGCAGTTTTAGTAGCGAATAAAGAAATAGAAGCTGCCGTACTGAAATCTGGTACGTTGGATTTAGTAGAACCGTTTGTTACCTCGCACAACCCGTCCGAATTTGCCCGATCTAATTTGGCGCATGCTCATGGTCAAAGTAAAAACTGGTTACAACGGCTAGTCCCTGTGTTGAGCTCGAAAAGAGAAGAAGCTCGAAACCTGGCAGCATTCCATTTCTGTATGGAGGCTGGGATAAAGAAACAGCAAGGAAATACTGAAATATTTAGAGAAATAGGAGCGATTGAAACCTTGAAAAAAGTAGCTAGTTGCCCAAATGCAGTAGCATCAAAGTACGCTGCTCAAGCGTTAAGACTCATTGGTGAAGAAGTGCCACACAAACTGTCACAACAGGTCCCGCTTTGGTCAATAGAAGATGTACGAGAATGGGTGAAGCAAATAGGATTTTCAGAATATGCCACAAACTTTTACGAGAGTAGAGTTGATGGCGATTTactattacaaataacggaAGATAATCTCAAAGAAGACATAGGATTACATAATGGAATCAAACGTAAGAG ATTCACAAGAGAACTTCAACAATTAAAGAAAATGGCGGACTACAGTTCACGGGACACGGGAAGCCTAAATGAGTTTTTACAAAGCATGGGTCCAGAGTACACAATTTACACGTATTCAATGCTAAACGCTGGTGTTGACAAGGAATCAATAAGAGGATTAAGCGACGAACAGCTCGAAGTAGAATGCCGAATAGCTAACAGCATACATCGGTTGCGGATTTTAAATGCTATACGAG CGTACGACAATCTGCTCAGCAAAGGCGATGAAAGTTTGGAAAAGAACTTAGATGTATTTGTGAGCTACAGAAGATCTAATGGTTCTCAGCTGGCGAGTTTATTAAAAGTTCACCTTCAAGTACGCGGCTTCACGGTTTTCATCGACGTGGAGAGATTAGAAGCAGGGAAGTTCGATAACAATCTGCTCAGGAGCATACGTCAAGCAAAACACTTTTTGCTCGTTCTCACTCCAAACGCTTTAGAAAGATGCAAGCACGACAACGAGCAAAAGGACTGGGTACATCGG GAGATAGTGGCAGCCTTGCAATCACAGTGCAATATCGTCCCAATAATCGACAACTTTGAATGGCCCGAGCCAGAGGAGTTGCCCGAAGACATGCGCGCCGTATGCCACTTTAACGGCGTGAGATGGATCCATGACTATCAGGACGCGTGTGTCGAGAAACTTGAAAG TTTCCTTCGCGGCAAATCAAATTTAGCGAATAGGATGGAAGGTCCGCTGCGAAGCCGGGGTGATGTACAAACGCCGGGTACGGCTGCTATTGGGCGCGGTCCACCCAACTATCAACGTATGCACTCCAGCGAGAGCCGGGGCAGCGATAAAGCAGATTGA
- the LOC120624743 gene encoding NAD(+) hydrolase sarm1 isoform X3 has translation MKFKRSVACCIRGNSFSIKYSTKAVRQVRSEESLLSPEKPRKSSRWIPEFNLDGNSSLKHNGSAKDLASVMENLKKSSLASRQNQSLNTQVTSSLKQQMVSSTTSSSAVTSQRVQSSSQRASSMKSDLTELKSSISEMKTLSNSAALNFGQRLRSSMENIVDQDEKKERHIPDIRDLSDMGDIGDMSDMSDLAGDGPLVTFPESDTPPPDKQCILAPNAAAVGSNAANELKYSAARMTSASSTRVVTDGYSASKSAANSTRMRRLQHGDMQYAEHSAAGASHRLLQAEGLTAEQNAAYHQEKRSLQAGEVTAQEANNMSASSSRLQTEAFSAEKKAMASSQARQTVTSSGMFSHKEHSSVAHSNMTISSKNLSSKSTLLSSQMSQLLNGTVKPGDEDLSNLTFEDLDKLDANSNQKDVELAIQKYSYRMNAFIAAMKSNQIDMKNACVQFNKLNEMVRRAWAVPTYGHELGYSLCNTLRTSGGLDILMANCLESNNPDLQFCSAKLLEQCLTTENRAHVVENGLEKVVNVACVCTKHANSVDHARIGTGILEHLFKHSEGTCSDVIKLGGLDAVLFECRKNDIETLRHCATALANLSLYGGAENQEAMIKRKVPMWLFPLAFHNDDNIKYYACLAIAVLVANKEIEAAVLKSGTLDLVEPFVTSHNPSEFARSNLAHAHGQSKNWLQRLVPVLSSKREEARNLAAFHFCMEAGIKKQQGNTEIFREIGAIETLKKVASCPNAVASKYAAQALRLIGEEVPHKLSQQVPLWSIEDVREWVKQIGFSEYATNFYESRVDGDLLLQITEDNLKEDIGLHNGIKRKRFTRELQQLKKMADYSSRDTGSLNEFLQSMGPEYTIYTYSMLNAGVDKESIRGLSDEQLEVECRIANSIHRLRILNAIRAYDNLLSKGDESLEKNLDVFVSYRRSNGSQLASLLKVHLQVRGFTVFIDVERLEAGKFDNNLLRSIRQAKHFLLVLTPNALERCKHDNEQKDWVHREIVAALQSQCNIVPIIDNFEWPEPEELPEDMRAVCHFNGVRWIHDYQDACVEKLESFLRGKSNLANRMEGPLRSRGDVQTPGTAAIGRGPPNYQRMHSSESRGSDKAD, from the exons ATACCGGAGTTCAATTTGGATGGCAACAGCAGTCTAAAGCACAACGGCAGCGCCAAAGACTTGGCCTCCGTGATGGAGAACCTTAAGAAGAGCAGCCTCGCCTCGCGGCAGAATCAGAGCCTGAACACGCAGGTCACAAGCTCTTTAAAACAACAA ATGGTGTCTAGCACTACATCCAGCAGCGCTGTCACGAGCCAAAGGGTCCAAAGCTCGTCGCAGCGCGCTAGTTCTATGAAGTCGGACCTTACTGAACTGAAAAGCTCAATTTCGGAAATGAAAACGCTTAGCAACTCCGCCGCTTTGAACTTCGGACAAAG ATTGAGGAGCTCAATGGAGAATATAGTAGATCAGGATGAAAAGAAAGAAAGGCATATTCCCGACATACGCGACCTTAGTGACATGGGAGATATTGGAGACATGAGTGATATGAGTGATTTGGCCGGGGACGGCCCTTTAGTTACATTCCCAGAATCAGATACACCGCCACCTGACAAACAATGTATCTTAGCCCCAAACGCAGCAGCAGTAGGTTCTAATGCTGCAAACGAGCTGAAATATAGTGCTGCACGTATGACATCGGCCAGTTCCACGAGAGTCGTAACGGACGGTTACAGTGCATCAAAATCGGCCGCAAACAGCACAAGAATGCGACGATTGCAACATGGGGATATGCAATATGCAGAACACAGCGCTGCTGGGGCGTCTCACAGGTTACTGCAAGCAGAGGGCCTCACTGCTGAACAGAATGCAGCATATCACCAA GAAAAACGGTCGTTACAAGCGGGTGAAGTGACAGCACAAGAAGCGAATAATATGTCTGCCTCTAGCTCTCGATTGCAAACTGAAGCATTTAGTGCTGAAAAAAAGGCCATGGCTTCATCACAAGCAAGGCAGACTGTCACATCTAGCGGCATGTTTAGTCATAAAGAACACTCTAGCGTTGCACACTCCAATATGACTATTTCAAGCAAAAATTTAAGTTCAAAATCAACTTTACTGTCTTCAcag ATGAGTCAACTGTTAAACGGAACCGTGAAACCTGGCGATGAGGATCTATCGAACTTAACATTCGAAGATTTAGATAAGTTAGATGCAAATTCAAATCAAAAGGATGTCGAGTtagcaatacaaaaatattcatacaGAATGAATGCATTTATAGCAGCTATGAAGAGTAACCAAATAGACATGAAAAATGCGTGTGTacaatttaacaaattaaatgaaatggtacGAAGAGCATGGGCGGTTCCAACATACGGTCACGAGTTGGGCTATTCCTTATGCAATACACTACGAACCTCTGGTGGTCTGGATATCTTAATGGCAAACTGCTTGGAATCAAATAATCCAGATTTACAGTTTTGTTCCGCGAAATTACTTGAGCAATGCCTTACGACAGAAAATAGGGCACACGTTGTGGAAAACGGACTCGAAAAGGTTGTTAATGTCGCTTGTGTATGTACAAAACACGCGAATTCTGTAGACCATGCAAGGATAGGTACTGGAATATTGGAACACCTGTTTAAACATAGTGAAGGCACGTGTAGTGATGTCATTAAGCTTGGGGGCTTAGACGCAGTTTTATTCGAATGCAGAAAAAATGATATTGAAACTCTACGTCACTGTGCAACAGCTCTGGCTAATCTTTCACTGTACGGTGGAGCCGAAAACCAAGAAGCCatgataaaaagaaaagtaccaATGTGGCTATTTCCTCTGGCTTTCCACAACGACGATAATATCAAGTATTATGCGTGTTTAGCCATTGCAGTTTTAGTAGCGAATAAAGAAATAGAAGCTGCCGTACTGAAATCTGGTACGTTGGATTTAGTAGAACCGTTTGTTACCTCGCACAACCCGTCCGAATTTGCCCGATCTAATTTGGCGCATGCTCATGGTCAAAGTAAAAACTGGTTACAACGGCTAGTCCCTGTGTTGAGCTCGAAAAGAGAAGAAGCTCGAAACCTGGCAGCATTCCATTTCTGTATGGAGGCTGGGATAAAGAAACAGCAAGGAAATACTGAAATATTTAGAGAAATAGGAGCGATTGAAACCTTGAAAAAAGTAGCTAGTTGCCCAAATGCAGTAGCATCAAAGTACGCTGCTCAAGCGTTAAGACTCATTGGTGAAGAAGTGCCACACAAACTGTCACAACAGGTCCCGCTTTGGTCAATAGAAGATGTACGAGAATGGGTGAAGCAAATAGGATTTTCAGAATATGCCACAAACTTTTACGAGAGTAGAGTTGATGGCGATTTactattacaaataacggaAGATAATCTCAAAGAAGACATAGGATTACATAATGGAATCAAACGTAAGAG ATTCACAAGAGAACTTCAACAATTAAAGAAAATGGCGGACTACAGTTCACGGGACACGGGAAGCCTAAATGAGTTTTTACAAAGCATGGGTCCAGAGTACACAATTTACACGTATTCAATGCTAAACGCTGGTGTTGACAAGGAATCAATAAGAGGATTAAGCGACGAACAGCTCGAAGTAGAATGCCGAATAGCTAACAGCATACATCGGTTGCGGATTTTAAATGCTATACGAG CGTACGACAATCTGCTCAGCAAAGGCGATGAAAGTTTGGAAAAGAACTTAGATGTATTTGTGAGCTACAGAAGATCTAATGGTTCTCAGCTGGCGAGTTTATTAAAAGTTCACCTTCAAGTACGCGGCTTCACGGTTTTCATCGACGTGGAGAGATTAGAAGCAGGGAAGTTCGATAACAATCTGCTCAGGAGCATACGTCAAGCAAAACACTTTTTGCTCGTTCTCACTCCAAACGCTTTAGAAAGATGCAAGCACGACAACGAGCAAAAGGACTGGGTACATCGG GAGATAGTGGCAGCCTTGCAATCACAGTGCAATATCGTCCCAATAATCGACAACTTTGAATGGCCCGAGCCAGAGGAGTTGCCCGAAGACATGCGCGCCGTATGCCACTTTAACGGCGTGAGATGGATCCATGACTATCAGGACGCGTGTGTCGAGAAACTTGAAAG TTTCCTTCGCGGCAAATCAAATTTAGCGAATAGGATGGAAGGTCCGCTGCGAAGCCGGGGTGATGTACAAACGCCGGGTACGGCTGCTATTGGGCGCGGTCCACCCAACTATCAACGTATGCACTCCAGCGAGAGCCGGGGCAGCGATAAAGCAGATTGA
- the LOC120624743 gene encoding NAD(+) hydrolase sarm1 isoform X5, whose product MLYTWEFVLYQVLYEGCAAGDVRSEESLLSPEKPRKSSRWIPEFNLDGNSSLKHNGSAKDLASVMENLKKSSLASRQNQSLNTQVTSSLKQQMVSSTTSSSAVTSQRVQSSSQRASSMKSDLTELKSSISEMKTLSNSAALNFGQRLRSSMENIVDQDEKKERHIPDIRDLSDMGDIGDMSDMSDLAGDGPLVTFPESDTPPPDKQCILAPNAAAVGSNAANELKYSAARMTSASSTRVVTDGYSASKSAANSTRMRRLQHGDMQYAEHSAAGASHRLLQAEGLTAEQNAAYHQEKRSLQAGEVTAQEANNMSASSSRLQTEAFSAEKKAMASSQARQTVTSSGMFSHKEHSSVAHSNMTISSKNLSSKSTLLSSQMSQLLNGTVKPGDEDLSNLTFEDLDKLDANSNQKDVELAIQKYSYRMNAFIAAMKSNQIDMKNACVQFNKLNEMVRRAWAVPTYGHELGYSLCNTLRTSGGLDILMANCLESNNPDLQFCSAKLLEQCLTTENRAHVVENGLEKVVNVACVCTKHANSVDHARIGTGILEHLFKHSEGTCSDVIKLGGLDAVLFECRKNDIETLRHCATALANLSLYGGAENQEAMIKRKVPMWLFPLAFHNDDNIKYYACLAIAVLVANKEIEAAVLKSGTLDLVEPFVTSHNPSEFARSNLAHAHGQSKNWLQRLVPVLSSKREEARNLAAFHFCMEAGIKKQQGNTEIFREIGAIETLKKVASCPNAVASKYAAQALRLIGEEVPHKLSQQVPLWSIEDVREWVKQIGFSEYATNFYESRVDGDLLLQITEDNLKEDIGLHNGIKRKRFTRELQQLKKMADYSSRDTGSLNEFLQSMGPEYTIYTYSMLNAGVDKESIRGLSDEQLEVECRIANSIHRLRILNAIRAYDNLLSKGDESLEKNLDVFVSYRRSNGSQLASLLKVHLQVRGFTVFIDVERLEAGKFDNNLLRSIRQAKHFLLVLTPNALERCKHDNEQKDWVHREIVAALQSQCNIVPIIDNFEWPEPEELPEDMRAVCHFNGVRWIHDYQDACVEKLESFLRGKSNLANRMEGPLRSRGDVQTPGTAAIGRGPPNYQRMHSSESRGSDKAD is encoded by the exons ATACCGGAGTTCAATTTGGATGGCAACAGCAGTCTAAAGCACAACGGCAGCGCCAAAGACTTGGCCTCCGTGATGGAGAACCTTAAGAAGAGCAGCCTCGCCTCGCGGCAGAATCAGAGCCTGAACACGCAGGTCACAAGCTCTTTAAAACAACAA ATGGTGTCTAGCACTACATCCAGCAGCGCTGTCACGAGCCAAAGGGTCCAAAGCTCGTCGCAGCGCGCTAGTTCTATGAAGTCGGACCTTACTGAACTGAAAAGCTCAATTTCGGAAATGAAAACGCTTAGCAACTCCGCCGCTTTGAACTTCGGACAAAG ATTGAGGAGCTCAATGGAGAATATAGTAGATCAGGATGAAAAGAAAGAAAGGCATATTCCCGACATACGCGACCTTAGTGACATGGGAGATATTGGAGACATGAGTGATATGAGTGATTTGGCCGGGGACGGCCCTTTAGTTACATTCCCAGAATCAGATACACCGCCACCTGACAAACAATGTATCTTAGCCCCAAACGCAGCAGCAGTAGGTTCTAATGCTGCAAACGAGCTGAAATATAGTGCTGCACGTATGACATCGGCCAGTTCCACGAGAGTCGTAACGGACGGTTACAGTGCATCAAAATCGGCCGCAAACAGCACAAGAATGCGACGATTGCAACATGGGGATATGCAATATGCAGAACACAGCGCTGCTGGGGCGTCTCACAGGTTACTGCAAGCAGAGGGCCTCACTGCTGAACAGAATGCAGCATATCACCAA GAAAAACGGTCGTTACAAGCGGGTGAAGTGACAGCACAAGAAGCGAATAATATGTCTGCCTCTAGCTCTCGATTGCAAACTGAAGCATTTAGTGCTGAAAAAAAGGCCATGGCTTCATCACAAGCAAGGCAGACTGTCACATCTAGCGGCATGTTTAGTCATAAAGAACACTCTAGCGTTGCACACTCCAATATGACTATTTCAAGCAAAAATTTAAGTTCAAAATCAACTTTACTGTCTTCAcag ATGAGTCAACTGTTAAACGGAACCGTGAAACCTGGCGATGAGGATCTATCGAACTTAACATTCGAAGATTTAGATAAGTTAGATGCAAATTCAAATCAAAAGGATGTCGAGTtagcaatacaaaaatattcatacaGAATGAATGCATTTATAGCAGCTATGAAGAGTAACCAAATAGACATGAAAAATGCGTGTGTacaatttaacaaattaaatgaaatggtacGAAGAGCATGGGCGGTTCCAACATACGGTCACGAGTTGGGCTATTCCTTATGCAATACACTACGAACCTCTGGTGGTCTGGATATCTTAATGGCAAACTGCTTGGAATCAAATAATCCAGATTTACAGTTTTGTTCCGCGAAATTACTTGAGCAATGCCTTACGACAGAAAATAGGGCACACGTTGTGGAAAACGGACTCGAAAAGGTTGTTAATGTCGCTTGTGTATGTACAAAACACGCGAATTCTGTAGACCATGCAAGGATAGGTACTGGAATATTGGAACACCTGTTTAAACATAGTGAAGGCACGTGTAGTGATGTCATTAAGCTTGGGGGCTTAGACGCAGTTTTATTCGAATGCAGAAAAAATGATATTGAAACTCTACGTCACTGTGCAACAGCTCTGGCTAATCTTTCACTGTACGGTGGAGCCGAAAACCAAGAAGCCatgataaaaagaaaagtaccaATGTGGCTATTTCCTCTGGCTTTCCACAACGACGATAATATCAAGTATTATGCGTGTTTAGCCATTGCAGTTTTAGTAGCGAATAAAGAAATAGAAGCTGCCGTACTGAAATCTGGTACGTTGGATTTAGTAGAACCGTTTGTTACCTCGCACAACCCGTCCGAATTTGCCCGATCTAATTTGGCGCATGCTCATGGTCAAAGTAAAAACTGGTTACAACGGCTAGTCCCTGTGTTGAGCTCGAAAAGAGAAGAAGCTCGAAACCTGGCAGCATTCCATTTCTGTATGGAGGCTGGGATAAAGAAACAGCAAGGAAATACTGAAATATTTAGAGAAATAGGAGCGATTGAAACCTTGAAAAAAGTAGCTAGTTGCCCAAATGCAGTAGCATCAAAGTACGCTGCTCAAGCGTTAAGACTCATTGGTGAAGAAGTGCCACACAAACTGTCACAACAGGTCCCGCTTTGGTCAATAGAAGATGTACGAGAATGGGTGAAGCAAATAGGATTTTCAGAATATGCCACAAACTTTTACGAGAGTAGAGTTGATGGCGATTTactattacaaataacggaAGATAATCTCAAAGAAGACATAGGATTACATAATGGAATCAAACGTAAGAG ATTCACAAGAGAACTTCAACAATTAAAGAAAATGGCGGACTACAGTTCACGGGACACGGGAAGCCTAAATGAGTTTTTACAAAGCATGGGTCCAGAGTACACAATTTACACGTATTCAATGCTAAACGCTGGTGTTGACAAGGAATCAATAAGAGGATTAAGCGACGAACAGCTCGAAGTAGAATGCCGAATAGCTAACAGCATACATCGGTTGCGGATTTTAAATGCTATACGAG CGTACGACAATCTGCTCAGCAAAGGCGATGAAAGTTTGGAAAAGAACTTAGATGTATTTGTGAGCTACAGAAGATCTAATGGTTCTCAGCTGGCGAGTTTATTAAAAGTTCACCTTCAAGTACGCGGCTTCACGGTTTTCATCGACGTGGAGAGATTAGAAGCAGGGAAGTTCGATAACAATCTGCTCAGGAGCATACGTCAAGCAAAACACTTTTTGCTCGTTCTCACTCCAAACGCTTTAGAAAGATGCAAGCACGACAACGAGCAAAAGGACTGGGTACATCGG GAGATAGTGGCAGCCTTGCAATCACAGTGCAATATCGTCCCAATAATCGACAACTTTGAATGGCCCGAGCCAGAGGAGTTGCCCGAAGACATGCGCGCCGTATGCCACTTTAACGGCGTGAGATGGATCCATGACTATCAGGACGCGTGTGTCGAGAAACTTGAAAG TTTCCTTCGCGGCAAATCAAATTTAGCGAATAGGATGGAAGGTCCGCTGCGAAGCCGGGGTGATGTACAAACGCCGGGTACGGCTGCTATTGGGCGCGGTCCACCCAACTATCAACGTATGCACTCCAGCGAGAGCCGGGGCAGCGATAAAGCAGATTGA